A window of the Bdellovibrionales bacterium genome harbors these coding sequences:
- the dnaE gene encoding DNA polymerase III subunit alpha has product MSFVHLHVHSEYSLLEAACRVKSIAKKAAEYGMPAVALTDNGNMFAAAEFYFACKDNNVKPLIGLDAYMAPGSRLEKKQDRDQIAQFPRRLVFLAQNIEGYRTLNKLSTIGYQEGFYWKPRIDYEVLEKHNNDIICLTGGLRGEVADVFLNEGPEAALERVRRLHKIFGDRFYLEMCRTGLPEWQKINPFLLEASKITGVPVVASNDVHYMTPDDQTAQEVLICIGTNKTLADEHRFKLGSSEFYFKKPEQMQKLFEDVPEAISRTLEIAERCDVKFKLKDDAGKPIYHLPTFPTEDGASLKEEIARKSLAGLEERFVEAAGRGEAVAEEKKPEYYKRLDYELSVIDRMGFNGYFLIVQDFINWAKDHDIPVGPGRGSGAGSLVAYSLKITDLDPLPNFLLFERFLNPERISMPDFDIDFCQDRRQEVIQYVTQKYGQESVSQIITYGKLQARAAIKDVGRVLGLTFPEVDAVTKLIPEKLGITLKDALETEPRIREMMDMNPTVNTLMDLAQRVEGMVRHAGIHAAGVIIADGQLVRHAPLYKGADGEQVVQYDMKHAEKIGLIKFDFLGLKTLTHINHAIKLIEKNRGVKVLTKQMPLNDNGVFEMMSRGDTAGIFQFEGEGITDATRKIRPSSFGDITAITSLYRPGPMANIPEFTDRKHGKAPVEYLIEDTKEVLSETYGIMVYQEQVMGIASRIAGYSLGEADMLRRAMGKKIKEEMDRQRIRFMDGAKAKGYEEKASNDLFDLMYKFADYGFNKSHAAAYSVITMQTAWLKCYYPTEFFAALLSTELSDTDKIVKYSKDAAKRGLNVRPPHVNFSEYFFGAHGDEIYFGLGAIKGVGENAVVAIVEARDQLPEKKFTSLDEFFNTIDLRRVNKKVIECLIKAGALDGFGGHRAQLMAGYQKYLDRAEGKRKDREMGQTSLFDLGPSDESEVKLENTKPWTRSASLSYEKEVLGFYLSDHPLKGFENLAEIWVSCKIADLAQFAKSLDAAPQQPVQKTKENRWGRDANKKKVVVAGLISDLRELITKKGTRMAFAKVEDLSGSCELVIFPDAFARNETQCRDEKPVLIAGSLEADEGSVKIMVDTVSPMEDILKKTKRMVLHLERVPATDYERLQEVLKGHPGATNVSFEIDLKEVNRKVQLEVEEQYAVSISNEFFESIHSAFGRTDFIELRT; this is encoded by the coding sequence ATGTCTTTTGTACACCTTCATGTTCACTCCGAGTATTCCCTTCTTGAGGCCGCGTGCCGAGTAAAATCCATTGCTAAAAAGGCGGCCGAGTATGGCATGCCAGCGGTGGCTTTGACTGACAACGGAAACATGTTTGCGGCGGCGGAATTTTATTTTGCCTGCAAAGACAATAACGTGAAACCTTTGATTGGTCTCGACGCCTACATGGCTCCGGGCTCACGCTTAGAGAAAAAACAAGACCGCGATCAGATCGCGCAGTTCCCGCGTCGTTTGGTTTTCCTGGCGCAAAACATCGAAGGTTATCGGACGCTCAATAAGCTCTCGACAATCGGTTACCAAGAGGGTTTCTATTGGAAACCTCGGATCGATTACGAAGTTCTTGAAAAACACAATAACGACATTATCTGCCTCACCGGCGGCTTGAGAGGCGAAGTCGCTGATGTGTTCCTGAACGAAGGCCCTGAGGCCGCTCTTGAGCGCGTCCGCCGCTTGCATAAGATCTTTGGTGATAGATTCTATCTCGAGATGTGTCGCACGGGTTTGCCTGAGTGGCAGAAGATCAATCCGTTCTTGCTAGAGGCCTCTAAAATCACGGGCGTGCCGGTGGTGGCGTCGAATGACGTGCATTACATGACTCCGGATGATCAGACCGCGCAAGAGGTTTTGATTTGTATCGGCACGAATAAAACTTTAGCCGACGAACACAGATTTAAACTGGGTTCGAGTGAATTCTATTTTAAAAAACCTGAACAGATGCAGAAGCTTTTCGAAGACGTGCCTGAGGCGATCTCGCGCACTCTTGAAATTGCTGAGCGCTGTGATGTGAAGTTTAAGCTCAAAGACGACGCCGGGAAGCCGATCTATCACTTGCCGACCTTCCCGACGGAAGACGGCGCCTCTCTAAAAGAAGAAATCGCACGGAAGTCATTAGCGGGCCTTGAAGAGCGCTTCGTTGAAGCTGCCGGCCGCGGCGAGGCCGTGGCTGAAGAGAAAAAACCTGAATACTATAAGCGCCTCGACTACGAACTTAGCGTTATTGATCGCATGGGTTTCAACGGTTACTTCTTGATCGTCCAAGACTTCATTAACTGGGCAAAGGATCATGATATTCCAGTGGGACCGGGTCGTGGATCCGGTGCCGGTTCCTTAGTCGCTTACAGTTTGAAAATTACGGATCTCGATCCGCTTCCAAATTTCCTTCTCTTTGAACGTTTCTTAAATCCTGAACGTATTTCCATGCCGGACTTCGATATCGACTTCTGTCAGGATCGTCGTCAGGAAGTGATTCAGTACGTCACTCAGAAATACGGACAAGAATCGGTCTCTCAGATCATCACCTACGGTAAACTCCAAGCCCGTGCCGCGATCAAAGACGTCGGTCGCGTGCTGGGTCTCACATTCCCGGAAGTTGATGCGGTTACAAAACTCATCCCGGAAAAACTCGGGATTACTTTGAAAGATGCTCTTGAGACAGAGCCGCGTATCCGCGAAATGATGGATATGAATCCAACCGTGAATACGCTGATGGACCTCGCCCAACGTGTGGAGGGGATGGTTCGTCATGCGGGGATTCACGCTGCCGGCGTTATTATCGCTGACGGGCAGCTCGTTCGCCATGCGCCCCTCTACAAGGGTGCTGATGGTGAGCAGGTTGTTCAGTACGATATGAAGCATGCTGAGAAGATCGGTCTGATTAAGTTCGACTTCTTGGGTTTGAAGACGCTGACTCACATCAATCACGCGATTAAGCTGATAGAAAAAAATCGCGGCGTAAAAGTTCTAACAAAACAAATGCCACTCAATGACAATGGCGTCTTTGAGATGATGTCACGCGGGGATACGGCGGGGATCTTCCAGTTCGAAGGTGAGGGCATCACCGATGCCACCCGTAAAATCCGTCCTTCCAGTTTCGGTGATATCACGGCGATTACGTCGCTCTATCGCCCGGGTCCGATGGCGAATATTCCTGAATTTACCGATCGTAAGCACGGGAAAGCGCCGGTGGAGTATTTGATCGAAGATACCAAAGAGGTCTTGTCTGAGACCTACGGGATCATGGTTTACCAAGAGCAGGTAATGGGGATCGCTTCTCGTATCGCCGGATACTCTCTCGGTGAAGCCGATATGCTTCGTCGTGCGATGGGTAAGAAGATCAAAGAGGAGATGGATCGTCAACGCATCCGTTTCATGGACGGGGCGAAAGCCAAAGGCTATGAAGAAAAAGCTTCGAATGATCTCTTCGACTTGATGTATAAGTTCGCGGACTACGGTTTCAATAAATCCCATGCCGCCGCGTACTCTGTGATCACCATGCAAACAGCGTGGTTAAAGTGCTACTATCCAACCGAGTTTTTTGCGGCCCTTCTCAGTACCGAATTGTCTGATACGGATAAGATCGTCAAATACTCGAAAGATGCGGCAAAGCGTGGTTTGAACGTGCGCCCGCCGCACGTGAATTTCTCTGAATACTTCTTCGGTGCCCATGGCGATGAAATTTATTTCGGTCTTGGCGCAATCAAAGGCGTTGGTGAAAATGCCGTGGTCGCGATCGTTGAAGCTCGTGATCAATTGCCGGAAAAGAAATTCACAAGCCTCGATGAGTTCTTTAATACGATTGATTTACGCCGTGTAAATAAAAAAGTTATTGAATGCTTGATCAAAGCCGGAGCCCTTGATGGCTTCGGCGGCCATCGTGCGCAGCTGATGGCGGGCTATCAAAAATATCTCGATCGCGCTGAAGGTAAACGTAAAGACCGCGAAATGGGTCAGACGTCGCTCTTTGACCTTGGTCCAAGCGACGAGAGTGAAGTGAAGCTTGAAAACACCAAACCGTGGACTCGCTCGGCGTCTTTGTCGTACGAGAAAGAGGTCTTGGGTTTCTATCTCAGTGATCATCCGCTCAAAGGCTTTGAAAACCTCGCAGAGATCTGGGTCAGCTGTAAAATTGCTGATCTCGCGCAATTTGCGAAGAGTTTGGATGCAGCTCCTCAGCAGCCGGTCCAAAAGACCAAGGAAAACCGCTGGGGCCGCGATGCCAACAAGAAAAAGGTGGTCGTAGCTGGTCTTATTTCGGATTTGCGTGAGCTGATTACGAAGAAAGGCACGCGCATGGCCTTTGCGAAGGTCGAAGATCTCTCGGGCTCTTGCGAGCTTGTGATCTTCCCGGACGCGTTTGCGCGCAATGAGACCCAGTGCCGGGATGAAAAGCCAGTTCTGATTGCTGGATCTTTAGAGGCCGATGAGGGCAGTGTTAAAATCATGGTGGATACGGTGTCTCCGATGGAAGATATCCTCAAAAAGACCAAACGCATGGTCTTGCACTTGGAGCGTGTACCAGCCACGGATTACGAGCGTCTGCAGGAGGTTCTGAAGGGACATCCGGGCGCAACGAATGTCAGTTTTGAAATTGATCTCAAGGAAGTGAATCGCAAAGTTCAATTGGAAGTCGAAGAGCAATACGCTGTCAGCATCAGCAATGAGTTCTTTGAAAGCATCCACTCGGCCTTTGGTAGAACCGACTTCATTGAGTTAAGAACATAG
- a CDS encoding trypsin-like serine protease → MKLFLYIGMTALVLTACSSRENVSNDESEIANAITSCDSGSSGIVNGTSVTAQDPDSKRAVLLIIHRGKIVTSCTGTPISDRVILTAGHCLKDVKKGDVDVVFNSDISCSAMANSIPSVDILIHKDYKGDNQAKFDLAMLKLESPIPSSYLPQSIYDGKAPLSNDQVLMIGYGVTSESIHDSMHLRKTTKSFKTETAIRDQNIGFDQRTGGGVCSGDSGGPVYVQVGGEYKIIAVNSTVMNKDESQACHGLSMAMYMPFFADWVQQSLDKLR, encoded by the coding sequence GTGAAATTATTTCTGTACATTGGGATGACAGCCTTAGTTCTTACTGCCTGTAGTTCTCGCGAAAATGTTTCGAATGATGAATCTGAAATCGCCAACGCTATTACGAGCTGTGATTCAGGCTCCAGCGGTATTGTGAATGGCACCTCAGTAACTGCACAAGATCCAGACTCAAAACGCGCCGTTTTGCTCATCATCCACCGCGGTAAAATCGTCACTTCTTGCACAGGCACTCCGATTTCAGATCGCGTGATCTTAACAGCAGGCCACTGCCTCAAAGATGTTAAAAAAGGGGATGTTGATGTTGTCTTCAATTCGGACATCAGCTGTTCTGCAATGGCGAACTCTATTCCTTCCGTCGATATCCTCATTCATAAGGACTACAAAGGTGACAATCAGGCCAAGTTCGACTTAGCCATGTTAAAACTCGAATCTCCGATTCCGAGCTCTTACCTCCCGCAGTCGATTTATGATGGAAAGGCTCCACTGAGCAACGATCAGGTTTTAATGATCGGCTATGGTGTTACAAGTGAGAGCATTCACGATTCCATGCATTTAAGAAAGACTACTAAAAGTTTTAAAACTGAAACCGCGATCCGCGATCAAAACATCGGCTTTGATCAAAGAACCGGAGGCGGCGTTTGCAGCGGAGACTCTGGCGGTCCTGTCTACGTCCAAGTCGGTGGCGAGTACAAAATCATCGCGGTAAATTCGACGGTGATGAACAAAGATGAAAGTCAGGCGTGTCACGGTCTCAGCATGGCGATGTATATGCCTTTCTTTGCGGACTGGGTTCAGCAAAGTCTCGATAAACTCCGTTAA
- a CDS encoding gamma-glutamyl-gamma-aminobutyrate hydrolase family protein (Members of this family of hydrolases with an active site Cys residue belong to MEROPS family C26.) — protein MIHLLQKTFIFVLSLLLTLPALAKIRLVEWHTANTIAPLVLPVRDGETPEEASERYLKALSQNSELLELFAGRVPEMKTIKFQEIGNNDYDTRIMMIANRAPDYTQNSPRVANFKKYFDKMNQKSFILPVVANLGLTKQESTELNTEITEKFPMLVALGGDDVDPRFYKTQNAYSRNLNTVRDRFEINLIKDYVTSAKGFLLGVCRGSQLSSVALGYKMVQDIPAEVGMSVHHGDDWHDVKLTPTTNGILKSVLPAAESLLVNSYHHQAVIFKEGGPLEIAARSEDGITEATEFKNGRGLLLQFHPELMGNELGFEIVRKAVSAKNRSLPLRCSRTFSY, from the coding sequence ATGATTCATCTATTACAGAAGACCTTTATTTTCGTTTTAAGCCTCCTCCTGACCCTCCCGGCTTTGGCTAAAATTCGCCTTGTAGAATGGCATACGGCCAATACTATAGCGCCTCTGGTTCTACCTGTTCGTGATGGCGAAACACCCGAGGAAGCCTCCGAGCGCTACTTGAAGGCTCTTAGCCAAAACTCTGAACTCTTAGAGCTTTTCGCAGGCCGAGTTCCCGAGATGAAGACGATCAAATTCCAAGAAATTGGCAACAATGATTATGATACACGCATTATGATGATCGCGAATAGAGCTCCAGACTATACGCAAAACTCTCCACGCGTAGCAAACTTCAAAAAGTACTTCGATAAAATGAATCAGAAGTCCTTTATTCTTCCGGTTGTTGCAAACTTGGGGCTCACAAAACAAGAAAGCACTGAGCTGAATACCGAAATCACAGAAAAGTTTCCAATGCTGGTGGCCCTTGGCGGAGACGATGTCGACCCTCGTTTCTACAAAACTCAGAACGCCTATTCGCGAAACCTCAACACGGTTCGCGATCGCTTTGAAATCAATCTTATCAAAGATTATGTTACATCGGCGAAGGGTTTTTTGCTGGGTGTCTGTCGTGGTTCACAACTCAGCTCTGTGGCCTTAGGTTACAAAATGGTGCAGGACATTCCTGCAGAGGTGGGTATGAGCGTTCATCACGGCGATGATTGGCATGATGTGAAACTCACACCAACAACGAATGGAATTTTAAAATCAGTTCTCCCAGCCGCAGAATCGCTTTTGGTGAATAGCTATCACCACCAAGCCGTCATCTTCAAAGAAGGTGGCCCGCTTGAGATTGCGGCACGCTCCGAAGACGGCATCACAGAGGCCACGGAATTTAAAAATGGCCGCGGTCTATTACTGCAATTTCATCCGGAGTTGATGGGAAATGAATTGGGTTTTGAGATCGTTAGAAAAGCCGTTAGCGCAAAGAACCGCTCATTGCCTCTGCGCTGCTCGCGCACTTTTTCATATTAA
- a CDS encoding glutathione S-transferase N-terminal domain-containing protein, translating to MLDFYTAKTPNGFKVWIMLEELGMNYELHMLDLKTNQQKDPAYLKINPNGRIPAIVDRDGDFGRQIPVWESGAILQYLGEKTHHFVGTNEYEKAQVNGWLMFQMSAIGPNFGNYHYAKNNNIPQMMNRFELESKRILSVMNTQLAQNLYLAGNFYSIADIASYPWIAAYMKSKPDWFDANPHVKRWAELIGARPAVKKVMA from the coding sequence ATGCTCGATTTTTACACGGCAAAGACCCCTAATGGTTTCAAAGTTTGGATCATGCTTGAAGAATTAGGAATGAACTATGAACTTCATATGCTGGATCTTAAAACCAATCAGCAGAAAGACCCTGCATATTTGAAAATCAACCCGAATGGTAGAATTCCTGCGATTGTGGATCGTGATGGAGATTTTGGCCGCCAGATTCCAGTATGGGAATCCGGCGCGATCTTACAATACCTTGGCGAGAAAACACATCACTTCGTTGGCACTAATGAGTATGAAAAAGCGCAAGTGAACGGTTGGCTGATGTTCCAGATGTCCGCGATTGGTCCTAACTTTGGGAACTATCACTACGCAAAAAACAATAACATCCCGCAAATGATGAACCGCTTTGAGCTCGAGTCAAAACGCATTTTGAGTGTGATGAACACACAGCTTGCGCAGAACTTGTATCTTGCGGGGAACTTCTATTCGATCGCGGATATCGCTTCTTACCCTTGGATTGCAGCTTACATGAAATCAAAACCAGACTGGTTCGATGCAAACCCCCACGTCAAACGCTGGGCTGAGCTGATCGGTGCTAGACCGGCGGTTAAGAAAGTAATGGCTTAA
- a CDS encoding 1-acyl-sn-glycerol-3-phosphate acyltransferase, translated as MKVLSPLTNSLGIFTETYRYLQKSNHPEISVDQLKIEWAQSTLARLGVELEVKGEISNEKSMLYMGNHISYLDIPLLMATVNKISFVAKHEISSWPIFGEGAKKIETVFVKREDGDSRKSARKAIHAALNDGKRVAIFPSGTTCISEKTSWRRGGFEIAQDNDIYVQPFRLSYFPLRAVAYIDQDFFPFHLYGLFGLKKIEAKIEFHEPVKIKDAVKDCEYWHHWSKEILDGSRN; from the coding sequence ATGAAAGTACTCTCTCCTTTAACGAACTCCTTAGGCATCTTTACAGAAACATATCGGTATCTGCAGAAATCCAATCACCCCGAAATCAGTGTCGACCAATTAAAAATCGAATGGGCACAAAGCACACTGGCTCGCTTAGGAGTCGAGCTTGAAGTCAAAGGCGAAATATCGAATGAGAAATCCATGCTCTATATGGGAAATCATATTAGTTACCTTGATATTCCCCTGCTCATGGCGACAGTGAATAAGATCTCTTTCGTTGCAAAGCACGAGATTAGCAGCTGGCCTATCTTCGGAGAGGGTGCTAAGAAAATTGAAACCGTTTTCGTCAAGCGCGAAGACGGCGATTCCAGAAAGTCTGCAAGAAAAGCTATTCATGCAGCTCTTAACGACGGCAAACGTGTGGCGATTTTTCCTTCGGGCACAACTTGTATTTCCGAGAAAACCTCTTGGCGCCGTGGCGGATTTGAAATCGCCCAAGATAACGACATCTACGTGCAACCTTTCAGACTTTCTTATTTTCCACTCAGAGCAGTTGCCTATATAGATCAGGATTTTTTTCCGTTTCATCTCTATGGTCTTTTCGGTCTCAAAAAGATCGAAGCGAAAATTGAGTTCCACGAACCGGTTAAAATTAAAGACGCAGTCAAAGACTGTGAATATTGGCATCACTGGTCCAAGGAGATCCTCGATGGCAGCAGGAATTAA
- a CDS encoding arginase family protein: MNFLGLGFEVGQEKTGVARSHHYFRRYFPFLSRHGIRVADQGEVCTTQEGSQKIYSTSNIPSIDWRPYIEAYHKIKNLYKSSRMLLNWGGDHSVALSTVGAFCSQYPEGCVVWIDAHTDINLPEHSLSGNLHGMPLSILLNVQDIGKAHFPWLTQRLSPEKLIYVGVRDLDPFEKQIVRELGIKAYTASEVRRRGMPVIAHEIMSAVKNYPLHVSFDIDSLSPEHAPATGVHAAEGLDIGDLRCLGGVLSKHRNLRSVDIVEINPMLGTAGEVSQTYLAALIFLMSIFNQGEIYDGIGWSDQTVHSAQMESRP; encoded by the coding sequence ATGAATTTTTTAGGTCTAGGCTTTGAAGTCGGCCAAGAAAAAACCGGCGTCGCTAGATCTCACCATTACTTCCGCAGATATTTTCCATTCTTAAGCAGACATGGAATTCGCGTCGCTGACCAAGGCGAAGTCTGCACGACTCAAGAAGGCAGTCAAAAAATCTATTCAACTTCTAATATTCCTTCGATCGACTGGCGCCCGTATATCGAAGCCTATCACAAAATCAAAAATCTCTATAAAAGTTCACGCATGCTTTTAAATTGGGGCGGGGATCATAGTGTCGCTCTTTCCACAGTTGGAGCTTTCTGTTCGCAGTATCCCGAGGGATGTGTGGTATGGATAGATGCTCATACAGATATTAATCTGCCGGAGCATTCACTCAGCGGTAATTTGCACGGCATGCCACTTTCGATTTTACTGAATGTCCAAGATATCGGAAAAGCACATTTCCCTTGGCTTACGCAAAGACTTTCGCCTGAGAAGCTCATTTACGTCGGAGTTCGCGACTTAGATCCTTTTGAAAAACAAATCGTGCGTGAACTCGGTATTAAAGCTTACACCGCTTCTGAGGTTCGCAGGCGTGGAATGCCAGTGATCGCGCATGAAATTATGTCAGCTGTGAAGAATTATCCGCTTCATGTCAGTTTTGATATTGATAGCTTGAGTCCCGAGCATGCACCAGCGACAGGAGTGCACGCGGCGGAAGGGCTTGATATCGGCGATCTGCGCTGCTTGGGCGGAGTGCTCTCAAAGCATAGAAACTTGCGTTCTGTGGATATCGTGGAAATCAACCCGATGCTTGGAACCGCAGGTGAGGTTTCGCAAACGTATTTAGCAGCTTTGATATTTTTAATGTCCATATTTAACCAGGGGGAAATTTATGATGGCATTGGTTGGTCAGATCAAACAGTCCACTCAGCTCAGATGGAATCGCGTCCATAA
- a CDS encoding GNAT family N-acetyltransferase, whose amino-acid sequence MMALVGQIKQSTQLRWNRVHKFKAKINLGIDVGAYTIKTAETPEELIESFKLRHEVFNQEFRGIKGSGLDFDKFDYHFDHLIIVHRELQKIIGTYRVNCSKFSEESYTALEFELQALFNEQGPFLELGRACIHKDYRKGSIISLLWRGIAEYMNLSGANILFGCSSLKINNAREAALVHKHLMDQGLVSSKYACKPTKKFTMPDFKTWNAYFAKGLTDEQLKETEDLIPSLLKSYLKLGAVVACEPAFDEEFDCIDLLTVLRKEDLAQSLAARFQVAR is encoded by the coding sequence ATGATGGCATTGGTTGGTCAGATCAAACAGTCCACTCAGCTCAGATGGAATCGCGTCCATAAATTTAAAGCTAAAATCAATCTCGGCATTGACGTCGGCGCCTATACGATTAAAACGGCGGAAACTCCGGAAGAACTCATTGAGAGCTTCAAGCTTCGTCATGAAGTTTTCAATCAAGAGTTCCGCGGCATTAAAGGATCGGGTCTTGATTTCGATAAATTCGACTACCACTTTGACCATTTGATTATTGTTCACCGTGAATTGCAGAAAATTATCGGCACCTACCGTGTGAATTGCTCGAAATTCTCAGAGGAATCATACACAGCTTTAGAGTTTGAGTTGCAAGCTTTGTTCAACGAGCAAGGCCCGTTCTTAGAGCTCGGCCGTGCGTGTATTCATAAAGACTATCGTAAGGGCTCGATTATTTCTCTGCTCTGGCGTGGGATTGCCGAGTATATGAATCTCAGTGGTGCAAATATTTTGTTTGGTTGTTCAAGTTTGAAAATCAATAACGCTCGCGAGGCAGCTCTCGTGCATAAGCATTTGATGGATCAAGGTTTGGTTTCAAGTAAGTATGCTTGTAAGCCAACAAAGAAATTCACGATGCCGGATTTCAAAACTTGGAACGCGTATTTTGCAAAAGGTCTAACGGACGAGCAGTTGAAGGAAACGGAAGACTTAATTCCTTCACTGCTCAAATCTTACTTAAAGTTGGGGGCCGTGGTCGCCTGTGAGCCGGCATTTGACGAAGAGTTCGATTGCATCGATTTGCTGACAGTGTTGCGCAAAGAAGATCTCGCGCAAAGTCTGGCGGCACGTTTTCAAGTCGCTCGATAA
- the ttcA gene encoding tRNA 2-thiocytidine(32) synthetase TtcA: MSAPVDFENPLAVKIRKQIVQALNDFDMIADGDKIAVAVSGGKDSSILVALLNEIRKRSERKFTIEAMILDQKQPGFDATAFRAWIESLGIKLHILERDTYSIVKEKTPEGAVYCTLCAKFRRAILYDFAHDNSFTKMALGHHRDDLIETTLLNMFYIGQLGTMPPKLKSDDGRNIVVRPLAYVAEKDLTQLAKDWGFPIIPCNLCGSQETLKRKKMKKLVQDLEKDIPNIGSSIITALGNVNPSQLLDQELWNYKNF; this comes from the coding sequence ATGAGCGCACCCGTTGATTTTGAAAATCCCCTAGCCGTTAAGATCCGCAAACAAATCGTTCAGGCGTTGAACGATTTCGACATGATTGCCGATGGCGATAAGATCGCCGTGGCGGTTTCTGGCGGTAAAGATTCTAGCATCCTCGTGGCGCTCCTTAACGAGATCCGTAAACGCTCGGAGCGCAAATTCACTATCGAAGCCATGATCCTTGATCAAAAGCAGCCGGGATTTGATGCCACGGCTTTTCGCGCGTGGATTGAATCTTTGGGCATAAAACTGCACATCTTGGAACGCGATACTTACAGCATCGTAAAAGAAAAAACTCCGGAAGGCGCCGTGTACTGCACGTTGTGCGCGAAATTCCGCCGCGCAATTCTTTACGATTTTGCCCATGATAACAGCTTTACGAAAATGGCTTTAGGTCATCATCGCGATGACCTTATCGAAACAACTTTGCTGAACATGTTCTACATTGGCCAGCTCGGCACGATGCCACCGAAGTTGAAATCCGACGACGGCCGCAACATCGTGGTCAGACCGCTTGCCTACGTCGCTGAGAAGGACCTTACGCAGCTTGCAAAGGACTGGGGCTTCCCGATCATACCATGCAATCTGTGCGGCTCCCAGGAGACTCTAAAACGCAAGAAAATGAAGAAGCTTGTGCAGGATCTTGAAAAGGATATTCCAAACATCGGCTCTTCGATCATCACTGCATTGGGGAACGTCAACCCAAGTCAGCTCCTCGACCAAGAACTCTGGAACTACAAGAATTTCTAA
- a CDS encoding mechanosensitive ion channel family protein encodes MNEKFIKTQALYSIIDWEPFVLLGCLLAITWIFYKFFLSAVSPERHASIRAQFAALARHFIIFTLSFIAFMSLHSLTGGDFANVARITPYIALMTFIWGSIVFVKTCRLLVLQYLFLGSMRAGVPLLLVNIFSLILSIVLTVWALAHVFGLDLGPLVATSAAFSIILGLALQDTLGNLFAGISLQIDKSYEIGDWLEVVQGIQRAVGQVKEISWRSTILVGFSDEEITIPNRTMANAQISNFSPDGHPIVRSQVFRLPFNCDLEKAKELLERAVVEISDIRGLPAPFAYIQETTESWVAVKVIYFIDNFGGQFTIGDKVMRKGIDALRAHGIELARTVIEYQPKSLENERTR; translated from the coding sequence ATGAACGAAAAATTTATAAAAACTCAGGCGCTTTATTCCATCATTGATTGGGAACCCTTTGTTCTCCTCGGCTGTTTGCTGGCCATCACCTGGATCTTTTATAAGTTTTTTCTGTCGGCCGTTTCCCCCGAAAGGCACGCCAGCATTCGCGCTCAGTTCGCAGCTCTTGCACGCCATTTTATTATTTTCACGTTGAGCTTTATTGCCTTCATGTCGCTTCACTCGCTGACCGGCGGCGACTTTGCCAACGTGGCCCGAATCACTCCCTACATCGCATTGATGACCTTTATTTGGGGCTCGATTGTCTTTGTGAAAACGTGCCGCCTTCTTGTTTTGCAGTATCTCTTCTTGGGATCAATGCGTGCAGGCGTGCCGCTTTTGCTGGTGAATATTTTCTCTTTGATTTTATCGATCGTTCTGACGGTATGGGCTCTTGCGCATGTGTTTGGCCTTGATCTCGGTCCGCTGGTCGCCACTTCTGCGGCGTTCTCGATCATCCTCGGTCTTGCCCTTCAGGATACGCTCGGCAATCTTTTTGCCGGGATCTCTTTGCAGATCGATAAGTCCTACGAAATCGGCGACTGGCTCGAAGTGGTTCAGGGGATTCAACGCGCCGTCGGTCAGGTGAAGGAAATCAGCTGGCGGTCGACGATCCTGGTGGGCTTCTCGGACGAGGAAATCACCATTCCGAACCGCACGATGGCGAACGCTCAGATCTCAAACTTCTCTCCGGATGGCCACCCGATCGTCCGCAGCCAGGTCTTCCGTCTGCCATTTAACTGCGACCTCGAAAAAGCCAAGGAGCTTCTTGAACGTGCGGTTGTAGAAATTTCAGATATTCGCGGCCTTCCAGCACCTTTTGCCTACATCCAAGAGACCACAGAAAGCTGGGTCGCGGTGAAGGTGATTTACTTTATCGACAATTTCGGGGGTCAATTCACGATTGGCGATAAAGTGATGCGAAAAGGGATTGATGCTCTCCGGGCTCATGGTATAGAACTCGCACGTACAGTGATTGAGTATCAGCCAAAGAGTTTAGAGAATGAGCGCACCCGTTGA